One part of the Plasmodium cynomolgi strain B DNA, chromosome 3, whole genome shotgun sequence genome encodes these proteins:
- a CDS encoding hypothetical protein (putative): MYELGEGALEEEAGEQMEVSINNIANKLANILYITNVSMKENFAARNTLQYAKFINDMKSYCVNLIQAVNNISADFYSYTCLPVHTIPRNPYNNIQDVNTITSNLSVDDGADKIKQDKNTLHTFRTTYGSKNFNTILKHIEHFNDNVFSALNNMQHAKVSPQRYEETQTYGTVLSDRLKSRERDSEHLEVYIAKVSYGLF, encoded by the coding sequence ATGTACGAGCTGGGGGAGGGCGCCCTGGAGGAGGAGGCCGGCGAACAAATGGAAGTGAGCATCAACAACATCGCCAACAAGCTAGCCAACATCCTCTACATCACCAACGTATCCATGAAGGAAAACTTCGCAGCTCGCAATACCTTGCAGTATGCCAAGTTTATTAATGACATGAAATCCTACTGTGTAAATCTGATCCAAGCAGTGAACAACATAAGTGCAGATTTTTACAGTTACACCTGCTTGCCTGTGCATACGATCCCTAGGAATCCATACAATAACATACAGGATGTGAACACGATTACGAGTAATCTCAGTGTAGACGATGGGGcggacaaaataaaacaggaCAAAAACACGCTGCACACATTCAGAACAACTTATGGctcaaaaaatttcaacacCATCCTCAAACACATAGAGCACTTCAACGATAACGTTTTCTCCGCACTGAACAACATGCAACATGCTAAGGTTTCCCCCCAAAGGTATGAAGAGACGCAGACGTACGGGACGGTGCTCTCCGATCGTTTGAAGAGCAGGGAGAGGGACAGCGAGCACTTGGAGGTGTATATCGCCAAGGTGAGTTACGGCCTCTTCTGA